In the genome of Pseudomonadota bacterium, the window TACGGAACCATCACCATGAGCATATTTAATCGAAGAGGAGTCATTTGCGGAGCGATGTTGGCGATTTGCGGGCCAGGCGTTGTTCAAGCCGAGGTCGTGACCTCATCCGACACGCATTACGTACTCAAACACGAAGGGAAATCGACGCTTGAACCTCAAGCACTTTGGCGCAAGCTCATTAAACCCGCCACCTGGTGGCACCCGGATCATACGTATTCGGGTGACGCGACCAACCTCTCGCTCGCCGCTATCGCTGGCGGGGAATGGCGGGAGGATTGGGCCGGTGGCTCTGTCTTACATGGGAAAGTGGTCTTGGCGTTACGCCATAAGACGCTTCGGCTTGAAGCGCCTTTTGGCCCATTGCAGGAACTCGGTGCTTACGTTATTTGGACCATCACCCTGACGCCGAATGATGGTGGCTCCAACGTGGTGTTCGAGGAACGGGCAGTCGCGCCGATGGGCTCGGCGCTCGATTCGTTGGCACCGGTTGTGGATGGTGTTAAGGCCGAGGCGATGAGCCGACTGGTCAACGAGTAGCTCATAGTCAAACGGTTGGGCTCCTTCTTTCGAAGGAGCCGTTTCCGCCCTCATGTGATGGTTTGCTTACACACTTTCGGTTGCATGTTGATACTGAATCGGGTCGTTTGATCCCACGTCGAATCATGCCGCGATTCACGCTTAATCCGGCTAATACTCCGCCGCGCGAACAAGACCCACAATGCCTTATGCACGCCTAAGCGCTAACTAACATGCGCGTAATCCGAGAGAGGATTGCGTTGAATCTTAGGGGAATTCATGCGCGTATTTTCTCGGGGTCTTACACGTTGTGTCGCCATCCTCGCGACACGGAATGCCATATCAGATCAATCGATATGGCCGAAACACTGGGTTAAAAGTTCACCGTAAACGCCAGCGACACAACCGGGTAGTGCTCGTAGTCACTGATGGCGTCCTCTAGCTCTTGACGCTCAACGTCAAGCTCGTTTTGAAAGGTGGGGTCCGTGGCGATCGGCCCTGTCGCGTTCACAACCACATTGGCGTCGCCTTGAAATAGCACACCCGCGTCCAGACTAATGCCCACTGTGTCCGCGACCCGAAAATCAAGACCGACGCCGGCGTAGGGCGCCACACTGTCAAACTTGCTACGCGCCTCAAGGCGGCCCAGATCGGCGGCTTGATAAGTCGTGCTACCGATAACGAATGAATCACCATCACGGCTATTTAAGACCACTTCATTGCCGTTGGAGAAGACACCTGCCGTAACGCGAAATGGGCTGAGCGGCATGCGTAGATTAGCGGTTACAAAGCCGGTGCTCAGGTCGAGCTCACCATCATAGGCAATGCCGGCTTCGTCGCGACTGTCTTCATAGGAAAAGGCGTTGTAGCCTGCGCGTAGATCGAGATAGGGAACGGGCCGCCAGGTCGCTTCGAGCCCCAGGCCTAAGGTGCCGGCTTTGACGCCGAACCATAGGTCATCGTCGGCGGCGGCGTGTGCACCGACGCCCAGAGTGAGGGCGGCGGCGAGTAGAATCTTCTGCATGTTGGAACTCCGATTGGCGTGGATCATGCGTTGAGTGTACAAATCCTGTCGCCCGAAAATGTCGACTCCATCTCACTTTCCATCACGCAGTGTGACGTAGAACCATGTCCATTACGTGCAGCCATAAAGACTCAGTGTTGTGCGCAACCATTAAGTCAAGCCAATGCCTAGGCGGGCAGTAGTGTTGCCATTGGGAACCACGCGCCGAGAGCGTGATAAGATGTAGAGGATGACGTAGGGGGAAGCGATATGCCTGAGATAATTCCACTCGGCTGGTTTCATACGATTGTGGGTATTGCAGCGTTGCTCAGCGGCGCCGCCACACTCATCCGTTATAAAGAAATCGGTGTGCACACGCGCACCGGTCAATTTTACTTGCTCGCCACATTGATCACGGCTGCAACGGCACTGGCGATTTTTCAGCACGGCTTTTTTACGCCAGCTCATGGTTTAGCGGTGCTGACGCTGATCGCGTTGGCTGTGGGGACGGTTGCCGCCGTATTCAAGCCGATCGGCGGCTGGTCACGCTATCTGCAAGCCTTGGCGTTTTCGGGCACGCTGCTGTTTCACTGTATTCCCGCGATCACGGATGCCTTGCTCCGCTTACCGGTGGGTGATCCGATTCTCGATTCAATCGAGAGCCCCGTGCTTAAGATGGCCTATCTTGGGTTGCTCGTCTTGTTCTTGATTGGGATTGCCTTTCAGTTTCGCTGGATCGCTCGAAATAACAAAGAAACGAGCGACGTAGCAGCCACAGTCGCGACGGGATAATGGGTATGACAGACCCATCACTCGAGGCGCTGGAGCATATGCTAAGTGCCTGGAATGAGCAGGATGGCACCAAGCTGCGGGGACACCTTGAACGAGCGCTTACCGACGATGTGCACTTTGTCGATCCATCGATCGATCTCCACGGCATCGACGCATTTGAGCAAAACGTTCGGTCGGTACATGCGCGACTACCGGGCGCGCGGTATCTACGCACCAGTCGTGTGGATGCTCAGCATAACTGGTGTCGTTATCATTGGGCGATTGAGCACAACGGTGTGACCGTTATTGAGGGGTTTGACACAACCGAATTGCGCGACGGGCGCGTAAGTCGGGTGGTGGGATTTTTCGGTCCACTGCGTATTGAGCGTTCTTCCAATTCGTAACCAACTGAAAAAACTAAAGATTCGAATAACCGTCTAAGCGTGCGACGACCATTCGTCGGTGACAACGTTGTCAGGGGTGCGCTATTCTTTGACGGAATACGAACCTGACCGTACTGCGAAAACAATAATGAGAAGACACATGCTGGCGGTGTGCCTGCTGGGATTCGCCACGAGCGCCTGGGCCACCGATAACGACGGCGATGGTGTGCCCGACGCCATCGATAATTGTCTTTACGTAGCGAATCCCGATCAGCGCGATACCGATGCTGATTGGATCGGCAACGCGTGCGATGCCGATATCGATAACAATTGCGTGGTCAATTTTCTCGATCAAGCGGCGTATGCCGCGAACTTCTTTCAGTCAGGGGATTTGCCTACCGACAATAACGGGGACGGTGTCACCAACTTTCTCGATTTCATCGTGTTGCGTGATCAGTTTTTTGCGAGCCCCGGACCCAGCGCGCTATTCGGCGCGTGCAATTTCTCCAGCGAACTCGATGCGACGGCGACATCGGACTCTGAATTACAGCCGTCGGGGTTGGCGATCGACAATAATATGGCGACTCGCTGGGAGTCCGTGCACGGTGTCGATCCGGTGGTGCTGACTCTGGATCTTGGGCTCAGCTATGCACTAAGCCATGTCGATATTCACTGGGAAGCGGCCAATGCAGGCAGCTATTTGATTGAAGCGTCGAATGACGGCCAAACTTGGACGGCATTGTCCGCTCAATTTGGCGGTCAGTTCGGTGACCGCACCGATACGGTGACGCTGAGCGGCTCGTGGCGTTATGTGCGGATGAACGGACAGACACGCAGTCCGGGTAATGTCTACGGTTATTCGATTTGGGAAATGGATGTGTATGGTGATGTTGATAGCGGCTTTACTGTCGATGTCGACGCCGACAACGATGGCGTAGTAGACGCGCTGGATGCGTGTCCCAATACGCCTCCCGGGGTAACTGTGGATGCTCAGGGCTGCCAAATCGTCGTGCCGATGGTCGAAGTGAGCGTCGACAATGCCATTTTGGTAGGCGGTGCCGGTTCAAGCCGACCCGGGTTTGCGTTGTATGTCTTTGATGACGATGTGGGCAGTTCAGGCAGCACGTGCAATGAGGCGTGCGCGGTCACATGGCCGCCCTTGCTGCTCGAAGACGGCATCCCCAATGGCGCCGCGGGATTGTCGTTTATTACGCGAGACGACGGCACTTCACAAATAACACATCAGGGACGACCGCTTTACTTTTACGCCAATGATTTGATCTCAACAGATAGGAACGGCCAGGGCGTGGCAGGCGTATGGTGGTTGGTCGATTACACGACGGCGTATGATCCGCTATTTGATGCGTTCACCCCGCTTGAACCGGCGTTGCAGGACGATACGCCATCGGCGCTGATTACACGTTTTTCTGACCGGGCTCGGGATCGCCATGCGCGGGAAGATCAGTTTCAAGCCTACGATCATTACCTTTCGTTTTACTGGGAACACCGTACGGCGGCGGTTGAAATAATCGATCCCATCGGCAAAGGCGGTAACACCATTACTTTTAACGTGACCACACAGTGGCCGTTGAGTCCCATCGAAGCGGAGCTTCGCTTTTTCTACCGCGGTTTAAACACGGTGGCGGAATACCACAACAACGGTGTGATGAGCCTTGTGAGTCCAAACCAATACACGCGATCAGTGAGTTGGAATAACAAGACCAACGCGCCGCTTCAGGTTGGCGATCGACTGGAGTTTGAGCTCAGTCAGTTTTTGCAAGGGGTTCCAAACGGCCGCAACAATTACTACGGCACTGCGTTTCTCTACATTGTGGGGCAGGGGCTGGTGCCATGGGAGGCGCGCGGCGAATTTGGCAACCCGGCAACCGAACGTGAAGACTCCTACCCGATACCGCTCGTCGGCTGGTCAGGCGGTGACGGCACAGTGTCGTATCAATATTCGAACGAACCCGACAACTACTTTTTGCAGATGCCGACCAATTTGTCAGACGTCAACGGTCAAGTATTTGTCGAAGGCCGTCGTGTCCATCACACCGACTTTGGCGATGGTACGCACAATGAGGCTCCAGATAACGCAGCCTTCCCGGCGCTGGCCGGTGCGCTGGGCAATCACTATGTCAATCGTTCGTGCGTGTCGTGTCACACACGCAATGGACGAGCGCTGCCACCGGATACTGGCGTCGCATTATCGCAGTACGTTGTGTCGGTGAGCGATGAATTTGGGCAGCCGCATCCTGATGTTGGAGCAGTGTTGCAACCGCTATCCACCACACCGGGAACCGAAGGCTCAGTGCAGATTGCGAGCTGGACACAAAGCGATGGATTGCGATCGCCCAATTTTCAGTTTAGCGGCGTGCAGCCACAATACTTCTCCGCGCGCATCGCACCACAGCTTGTTGGGTTGGGCCTACTCGAGGCGATCGATGAAGCGGATTTGGAAGCGCTTGCCGATCCAGATGACACCAATAATGACGGCATTTCAGGCCGCCTGCGGATCGTGAACGATGCCGTCACCGGTCAAGCGCGCGTTGGGCGTTTTGGCTGGAAAGCCTCGCGGGCGAGTGTACGTGATCAAGTCGCGTCGGCGCTCAACACCGACATTGGTGTGCTCACGTCTGTTGAACCTCAGCCGGATTGCGGTGCGGCTCAAACCGACTGCGGTGCGTCAGTCGAGGAACTCAGTGATGACAATCTTGATAAGCTCACGGCATATATCGCGCTGCTTGGCGTTCGCGCGCGCCGTGACTTGGGCGACCCAGAGGCGCTGGCGGGTGAAGCATTGTTTGCATCGGCTCAGTGCAACCGCTGTCATGTCGAGACTTTTGAGACCACGGCTTTTCACCCCCATGCCGAATTGCGCGGCCAGACCATTCACCCGTACACCGACTTGTTGCTTCACGATATGGGTGATGGACTGGCAGATACACTGGTTGAAGACGGCGCGACGCAACGCGAATGGCGAACACCGCCCTTGTGGGGTATTGGTTTAACCGCCGGCGTCAGTGGTGGTGAAGCCTATCTGCATGACGGACGCGCCCGTAGCTTGCATGAGGCCATTCTTTGGCACGGTGGCGAAGCCGAGACCGCACGCGCTGCCTACGAGGCAATGTCTCAGACGGATAAGGACGCCCTGTTGGTGTTCTTGCGTTCGTTGTAATCGGCCGGCGTTGCGCTGACTTGAGTCGCGATGCTGATGTCGGTGGGCGATAGTCGAAGACGTTAGGCGAGCGTAAGGAAGGAGTCGTGATCTTGAGCGTGAAGTTAGCCCTGAAGCTCCGATTTCAAACACGAAATGCGCGAAAAGGCGTGGTTGTTTTTACGGGTTTGAATGAGTGACTAAATCGCGGACTTAGCGTCGGCGAACAAACCAATCAAGTTCATTGCCATGGTGGCGGCTGCTAATGCGGTGATCTGACTCACATCATAGGCGGGTGCAACTTCTACCACGTCGGCACCGACAAGATTAATGCCTCTGAGGCCGCGCAAGATCTGTTGCGCCTCCATTGTCGTCAAACCGCCAATCACGGGCGTGCCGGTACCGGGTGCCATTGACGGGTCAATGCCATCGATGTCAAAGGTGAGGTATACCGGTCGTTTGCCCACTGTTTCGATCACTTTCTGAATGACGACTTCAACACCGACGCGCCGTACGCGCTCGGCACTGATTACATTGAAGCCGTGCGAGTCTTCGTTGTAAGTGCGAATACCGATTTGCGTCGAGTGCTCCGGCGCGATGAGCTGTTCGTTAGCCGCGTGATAGAACATCGTGCCATGGTGCAAAGACTGTTTGTCTTCAGACCAAGTGTCACTGTGCGCATCGAAATGGACCAACGCCAGAGGTTCGCCGATATGTGTTGCCAGCGCTTGCAGTACCGGATAGGAAGCAAAGTGATCGCCACCCAGCATGAGCGTTTTGACGTGCTGTGCATGAATCTTAGCAAACTCTGCACGAATCGCGTCGGGCACCGTATGTGGCTGTCCATGATTAAAATAGACGTCGCCATAATCGATGACCGACAGCCGTGTAAACGGATCGTAATCCCACTCATGCACCCGATCCCAAGCGACCATCGACGACGCCTCACGAATAGCGCGTGGTCCTAAGCGGGCACCGGGGCGGGAACTGGTGGCAAGATCAAATGGAACACCCACGACAGCGACATCTGCGCCATCGAGCGTTTTGGTATAGCGTCGGCGGGCGAAACTTAAGGCACCCGAGTAAGTGGGTTCCTCAACGGTGCCGGAACCCGTCTCACGCGTGAACGCCAAATCCGTTTTCGAGGGATGATCGCTCATGACCGCGCTAACAACACCTCTTTATCAATCTGGTCGTCACACCGCGCCGCGCCGGGCCTCGAGCTGCGTACGAATATCGTTGGCACGATCTTCGGTGAGTGAGTACGACCAGATCGCCCAAATCGCGATGGCCGATGCGGCGGCAGGAATTAACACGTCAAACAAACGCAATAGCAAGAGTGTTTGCTCGGTTTGATCGCCACCCAGGTCTACATCGAATCCGGTCGCATTGAGAAGGAAACCACTGGCACCGAGTGCGGCGGCCATGCCGAGTTTAACGACCCACCAAAATATTGAGCCGTACATGCCCTCTCGGCGTTCTTGTGTTTGGAGTTCGTCGTAATCGACCACGTCTGCAATCATTGACGGCATGAGTGTAAACAAGCCGCCCAGTCCGAAGGCAATAAGCGGTGCTGGCACCAGGATGAGCCAAGGAATCTCGGGGTTATAGCAAAACCACTTGAGTAAGTAGCCGACAATGGAAATACCAGTGGTGACAAAAAACACTTGGCGTTTGCCGTAGCGCGGACCAAATTTAGTGATGGCGGCGATAATGAAAAACGTGGACACGGCGCCGATGGCACCCGCATGGCCCACATACTCAGACCCTGCTTTGGTGTCGCCGCCAAACACATAATAAATAATCACGTAGGACTGAAATGCCGCAATTAGCATAAAGCCGTTAAAGACCAAAAAGGTGGCGACCGCGAGTTTGAGAAAGGGCTTGGACTTCATCGTTGTCATGAACCCTTTGAAAAACTCAGCAATCTTGGTGCCAATTGAGGATTTGGTCGAACTACCATCGCCGCTGTCGACGAAGCGTTCGTGTAAAAACAGAGCCGGCAATACGCCGAGCGACACGACCACAATCGCAATCACAATCGACAATCCGGCTGCCCCATCGACCATGTCGTCAAAATACCGCTCGTTTTGCATGATGAGCAGGAAGTAGGGCGCGATCACATATGGAATTTGGCCAATAAAATTCTGCACGCCCATCAAACGAGTGCGTTCATGGTAGTCGGGTGTGAGTTCGTAACCTAGCGCGACCCACGGCGTGACGAAGATGGTGTAGGCAAGATAAAAGAGCAAAGAGCCGATCAAAAAGTACCAAAAATAGTACGACTCGCTTCTTGCCTCGGGTAGCTGCCATAACAGTGCAAAGACGATGGCCACCAAAACGGCGCCGCAAAAAATATACGGTCTTCGTCGTCCCCACCGCGAACGTGTATTGTCTGAGATATAGCCCATCAGTGGATCGGTTAGCGCGTCGGTCAGTCGGGGCAGCATGCCCAATAGTCCGACCAGTGCTGGATTCATGCCAAGGCCGAGATTGAGCACAATCATCATGCCGCCAATCGACGCGGCGAGCAGATTGTTGACGAACGCCCCGGCGCCGTAGAGAACCTTCTGAATAAACGGGATGCGATCAGCGGGCGCGGTGGTGTGTTCCTGGCTCATGCTTTTTCTCTTGTTAAACCGAGGTTGAATCTGTACGTGCACGCATCGTGTGTCAAATTGACAGCGCTGTCAAATATTGCTAAAACGGCCCAACTCCGCTGCACGCCACACATCTTGTTGCCCGTCCGCGGGCGATTGCTTTGCTGCGCGTCTACGACATGAATGCACATCTTTCCTCAAGTCACTCTCCCCATGACCAACGCATTACTGCGCAGGCGCAAACGCTGCTGGCGCAAATGACGCTCAACGAGAAAATTGGTCAGATGAATCAAGTTCACGCGTGCGATGGATTTGCGCCGGATTATTTAGGCGACGAAGTGCGAGCCGGCGCGATCGGTTCGGTGATAAATGTCGAGGATCCCGCTGCCATCCGTGAATTGCAGCGGTTGGCCGTCGAGGAGAGTCGACTCGGTATTCCACTGCTGGTCGGTCGCGATGTGATTCACGGCTTTCGTACGATTTTGCCTATTCCACTTGGCCAGGCGGCGAGTTGGAATCCGTTGCTGATTGAACGCGGCGCGCAGGTGGCGGCCAGCGAGGCGGCCACGGTGGGGATCAACTGGACGTTTTCACCCATGGTGGATTTGGCGCGCGATCCCCGGTGGGGCAGGATCGCAGAGAGTTTTGGCGAAGATGTCTTTTTGAATCAATGCTGCACGCGCGCGATGGTGGAGGGCTATCAAGGGAATAATTTAACGGATGCCGGATCGATTGCCGCTTGCGTTAAACACTTCGCCGGCTATGGCGCCGTTGAAAGCGGGCGTGATTACGCAACAACTCTGGTGCCTGAACTGGAGTTGCGCAGTGTTTATCTTCCGCCCTTTCAGGCCGGTGTCGACGCGGGTGCCCTGTCAGTGATGACCTCGTTCAGCGATTTGAACGGCGTGCCCGCCACTGGCAACGCGTTTTTATTGCGCAATGTGTTGCGGGAGGAATGGCAGTTCGATGGAATTACCCTCAGCGATTGGGATTCGGTACGACAGTTGACCATTCACGGCGTGGCCGAGAACGAACGAGATGCGGCGCAACAAGCGGTCGTGGCCGGCGTCGACATGGAAATGGAGGGGCGATCCTTTTTGCGGCACCTCGAATCACTTGCCAATGATGGTCAGGTCGAGATCGAGCGCATTGATGAAGCCGTGCTCAATATTCTCTCGGTCAAACTCAAGCTGGGCTTGTTTGAACAACCGTATGCGCGACGGGACGAGCTTCCGCCCGTTCTTGATGGGCACGCGCTCAACGTGGCCCAAGAACTGGCGACACAGAGTGCGGTGCTGCTAAAAAATGATGAGGCACTGTTACCGCTCAATTCGGCCAAGCCGCTGAAAGTGGCCGTGCTCGGGCCGCTTGCGGATGCGCCGTACGAGCAATTGGGCACGTGGATTTTCGACGGAGACGCGAACGACTCGGTCACGCCATTAATGACGCTTCGCGACCGGTCGAATCTTGCGTTAGCCGTTGAGCCGGTGTTCGCCCATTCGCGCGACCGGGATCGGTCGAGGTTTGATGCAGCCGCGGAGTGCGCCGCCTCAAGTGATGTGGCGCTGCTGTTTTTAGGTGAGGAATCGATTCTCTCTGGAGAAGCCCATTGCCGGGCGAATATTGATCTACCTGGTGCGCAGGCGGAACTGGTGGCGCGCCTGCGTCAAACCCAAACACCGCTCGTGGCCGTCGTGATGGCGGGTCGACCGCTGACACTGTCGAACATTCTAGGCAATGTGGATGCACTGCTTTATGCCTGGCATCCCGGCACGATGGCAGGCCCAGCACTGGTCGACTTGCTGTTTGGCGAGGCGGTGCCATCAGGTAAACTCCCGGCCACTCTGCCGCTGATGGTCGGACAGATTCCGATCTACTATAACCAGAAGAACACCGGTAAGCCGCCGTCTCCTGAAACGGTTGTGCACATCGATGACATCGATACGTTTGCGCCCCAGACTTCACTGGGAATGACCGCGTTCCATTTGGATGCGGGTTATCGTCCTTTATTCCCCTTCGGCTTTGGTTTGTCCTATACCACCTTCGACTATTCTGATACTTGGGTCAGTGCTCAGCAGATTGCGGTGGACGACTCGATAACCGTTTCGTCGACGGTCACCAATTCAGGTGGTCGCGAAGCAGAAGAGGTTGTGCAGCTGTATTTGCGCGACAAGGTGGGCACTGTGACGCGGCCGGTGAAAGAGCTTAAAGGGTTTCAACGTGTGCGGCTGCGCCCGGGCGAAGCCTTGGAGGTGTCGTTTGTGATCACGCCCGAGGCGCGTCGGTTTGTGGGGCGCCAGATGGTCGAAGAGCCGGGCGTTGGCGAATTCGCCGTAGCGATTGGCGGGCACTCCGATGTGACGCTTAACACGACTTTCTATGTCCATCCAGGATCCTTCGATTAAGGCGACGCGACCATGATCGTTATTCACAAACGTAAATCTGCGCTGCTGATAGGGCTGCTCTTTGTGCTCACAGCTTGCGAACATGTGCGAGATACTATGACCAATTTTGATCACACTAATCGAATTGCCGGCGAGGTACTGGCGGTTGCCTATTCCGGTTTTCGGGAGGGGCAGCATCCCGATCGGGGCGACGGCGCCGTGAACCCCAGTCGCGAGGAGATTCTTGAGGATCTCAACATTCTCGTTGCTCACAATTTCAATCTTATCCGCTTATACGATGCAGGCGACAACAGTCGAACCACACTGGCACTGATTCGTGAGCACAAGTTGCCGATCAAAGTGCTACTGGGGATGTGGTTGCAAGCCGAAGTCAGTAACCATGAGGGCTGCCCCTGGCTCGATGAGCCGATCCCCGACGAGGTGCTACGCGCCAACACTCAGTTAAATCGCGAAGAAGTCGACCGAGGTATTGCATTGGCCAGGGCATACGCCGATGAGGTGGTGGCGGTGAATGTGGGTAATGAAGCATTGGTCAGCTGGAATGACCATATGGTGAGTGTTGAGTCGGTGATCGACTACGTCAACGATGTAAAAGCTGCCATCGAGCAACCCGTAACCGTGGCGGAAAACTACGTTTGGTGGGCAGAATCGGGCGCCGAACTGGCCCAGCACGTCGATTTTTTGGGTGTGCACACGTATCCGGTGTGGGAAGAACGCGACATCGAACAAGGCTTGAGCTACACGCTGGAGAACATGGCCTGGGTGCGCCAAGCGATCCCGGACACGCCGATCGCGATTCTCGAGGCGGGATGGGCGACGACCGCCAGCGAATTCGGTCCACGTGCATCTGAGGCCAAGCAGGTTCGCTATTTCAACGAGTTGTATGAATGGGCGGCGCGCGAGCACATAACGGTGTTCTTCTTCGAGGCATTTGACGAGCCGTGGAAAGGGAATCCGGCCGACCCACTCGGCGCGGAAAAGCATTGGGGGCTGTTCAAGGTGGATCGAACACCCAAGCAAGTCATCCACGGCGAGCACTGGCGCCGGGTGGCTCCGTGAGGCGTCGCCTCAAGAAGGTTATGTCAATTATCAGATCGGTAAACGCCTTACCGGTGTGTGGTCAGCCGGTTAAATTTCACACAAAAACGACTTTTTATCTGTAAGGCTTAGGCTGACGCCGTGCGCGTGCTCGGTTGGCCGTGACCACAGCATCAAAATCCGCTTGACAACGTTGTCCGCCATTTTTGACAACGTTGTCACCTTTTGCTTAGTATTGATCGACCGGCGTCGCTTGCTCGGGTGCACCCCTCGCCGCAGATCGATAAATCGAAGAGTCGCCAGCGCGACCAAAAGAATAAAAGCACGCCTTTTCATATAGTTAGTTTGAGATTTTGTGATGTATTTGAACGTAATTAAGCCGTCCTTTCGTTTGCTCACTCTTTTGGCCGCGTCGTTGGTACTCGTGGGATGCGGTCAGGGTTCCGGGCCGGAGCCTGTCGCCGGCACGCCGCAGCCCCCTCAAACCGGTGTGCTCGTCGATGCGCCGGTGTCAGGCGTTGCGTGGTCCGCATCGGGTGGCGCGTCGGGTGTGACGACGACGGCGGGTGAATTTCAATACCTACCATTGGAAACCATCACGTTTTCAATCGGTGACATCATGCTCGGAAGCGTGGCGGGCGCGCCGTTTGTCACGGTGGTCGAACTCACCAACAGCGTGTCACCAACCCAGCAGGCCGCGGTCAACCAGCTGGTATTTTTGCAGAGTATCGACGAGGACGGCGATCTATCCAACGGTATCCAGGTTAGTGCCACTGCCACTGCAAACGCGGGTGGCGTGACGCTCGACTTCACTGCCGACGATTTTCCGATGCAAGTGGCCACAGTGGTCGAAACACTGATGGGTGCCGGCGCCGAAGTGCGCAGTGAGTCTGAAGCACTGAACCATTTCTATAATACGTATGCCGAGATGGGCGGCACGGACACCTTCGGCTTTTTGTTCCCAGGCTATCCACCGGTCGGTGGGGGCAACGACACGTTCGAATTAGTGTTTGCCGACGAGTTTGAGTCGGGTTCGGTGCCGGATCCGACGAAGTGGACGCTTGAAACAGGCTATGGCCCTAACAATGACGGTTGGGGTAATAATGAATGGCAGCTTTACACCACGTCGCCTGACAACGTGCGTGTCGAGGAAGGCAACCTGGTTATTCAGGCGCGCTGCGATACGCCCCCGTGTGGCTCGCGCGATGGCACAGTGACCTCCGGCAA includes:
- a CDS encoding nuclear transport factor 2 family protein yields the protein MTDPSLEALEHMLSAWNEQDGTKLRGHLERALTDDVHFVDPSIDLHGIDAFEQNVRSVHARLPGARYLRTSRVDAQHNWCRYHWAIEHNGVTVIEGFDTTELRDGRVSRVVGFFGPLRIERSSNS
- a CDS encoding di-heme oxidoredictase family protein; translated protein: MLAVCLLGFATSAWATDNDGDGVPDAIDNCLYVANPDQRDTDADWIGNACDADIDNNCVVNFLDQAAYAANFFQSGDLPTDNNGDGVTNFLDFIVLRDQFFASPGPSALFGACNFSSELDATATSDSELQPSGLAIDNNMATRWESVHGVDPVVLTLDLGLSYALSHVDIHWEAANAGSYLIEASNDGQTWTALSAQFGGQFGDRTDTVTLSGSWRYVRMNGQTRSPGNVYGYSIWEMDVYGDVDSGFTVDVDADNDGVVDALDACPNTPPGVTVDAQGCQIVVPMVEVSVDNAILVGGAGSSRPGFALYVFDDDVGSSGSTCNEACAVTWPPLLLEDGIPNGAAGLSFITRDDGTSQITHQGRPLYFYANDLISTDRNGQGVAGVWWLVDYTTAYDPLFDAFTPLEPALQDDTPSALITRFSDRARDRHAREDQFQAYDHYLSFYWEHRTAAVEIIDPIGKGGNTITFNVTTQWPLSPIEAELRFFYRGLNTVAEYHNNGVMSLVSPNQYTRSVSWNNKTNAPLQVGDRLEFELSQFLQGVPNGRNNYYGTAFLYIVGQGLVPWEARGEFGNPATEREDSYPIPLVGWSGGDGTVSYQYSNEPDNYFLQMPTNLSDVNGQVFVEGRRVHHTDFGDGTHNEAPDNAAFPALAGALGNHYVNRSCVSCHTRNGRALPPDTGVALSQYVVSVSDEFGQPHPDVGAVLQPLSTTPGTEGSVQIASWTQSDGLRSPNFQFSGVQPQYFSARIAPQLVGLGLLEAIDEADLEALADPDDTNNDGISGRLRIVNDAVTGQARVGRFGWKASRASVRDQVASALNTDIGVLTSVEPQPDCGAAQTDCGASVEELSDDNLDKLTAYIALLGVRARRDLGDPEALAGEALFASAQCNRCHVETFETTAFHPHAELRGQTIHPYTDLLLHDMGDGLADTLVEDGATQREWRTPPLWGIGLTAGVSGGEAYLHDGRARSLHEAILWHGGEAETARAAYEAMSQTDKDALLVFLRSL
- the speB gene encoding agmatinase → MSDHPSKTDLAFTRETGSGTVEEPTYSGALSFARRRYTKTLDGADVAVVGVPFDLATSSRPGARLGPRAIREASSMVAWDRVHEWDYDPFTRLSVIDYGDVYFNHGQPHTVPDAIRAEFAKIHAQHVKTLMLGGDHFASYPVLQALATHIGEPLALVHFDAHSDTWSEDKQSLHHGTMFYHAANEQLIAPEHSTQIGIRTYNEDSHGFNVISAERVRRVGVEVVIQKVIETVGKRPVYLTFDIDGIDPSMAPGTGTPVIGGLTTMEAQQILRGLRGINLVGADVVEVAPAYDVSQITALAAATMAMNLIGLFADAKSAI
- a CDS encoding MFS transporter gives rise to the protein MSQEHTTAPADRIPFIQKVLYGAGAFVNNLLAASIGGMMIVLNLGLGMNPALVGLLGMLPRLTDALTDPLMGYISDNTRSRWGRRRPYIFCGAVLVAIVFALLWQLPEARSESYYFWYFLIGSLLFYLAYTIFVTPWVALGYELTPDYHERTRLMGVQNFIGQIPYVIAPYFLLIMQNERYFDDMVDGAAGLSIVIAIVVVSLGVLPALFLHERFVDSGDGSSTKSSIGTKIAEFFKGFMTTMKSKPFLKLAVATFLVFNGFMLIAAFQSYVIIYYVFGGDTKAGSEYVGHAGAIGAVSTFFIIAAITKFGPRYGKRQVFFVTTGISIVGYLLKWFCYNPEIPWLILVPAPLIAFGLGGLFTLMPSMIADVVDYDELQTQERREGMYGSIFWWVVKLGMAAALGASGFLLNATGFDVDLGGDQTEQTLLLLRLFDVLIPAAASAIAIWAIWSYSLTEDRANDIRTQLEARRGAV
- a CDS encoding glycoside hydrolase family 3 N-terminal domain-containing protein, with the translated sequence MNAHLSSSHSPHDQRITAQAQTLLAQMTLNEKIGQMNQVHACDGFAPDYLGDEVRAGAIGSVINVEDPAAIRELQRLAVEESRLGIPLLVGRDVIHGFRTILPIPLGQAASWNPLLIERGAQVAASEAATVGINWTFSPMVDLARDPRWGRIAESFGEDVFLNQCCTRAMVEGYQGNNLTDAGSIAACVKHFAGYGAVESGRDYATTLVPELELRSVYLPPFQAGVDAGALSVMTSFSDLNGVPATGNAFLLRNVLREEWQFDGITLSDWDSVRQLTIHGVAENERDAAQQAVVAGVDMEMEGRSFLRHLESLANDGQVEIERIDEAVLNILSVKLKLGLFEQPYARRDELPPVLDGHALNVAQELATQSAVLLKNDEALLPLNSAKPLKVAVLGPLADAPYEQLGTWIFDGDANDSVTPLMTLRDRSNLALAVEPVFAHSRDRDRSRFDAAAECAASSDVALLFLGEESILSGEAHCRANIDLPGAQAELVARLRQTQTPLVAVVMAGRPLTLSNILGNVDALLYAWHPGTMAGPALVDLLFGEAVPSGKLPATLPLMVGQIPIYYNQKNTGKPPSPETVVHIDDIDTFAPQTSLGMTAFHLDAGYRPLFPFGFGLSYTTFDYSDTWVSAQQIAVDDSITVSSTVTNSGGREAEEVVQLYLRDKVGTVTRPVKELKGFQRVRLRPGEALEVSFVITPEARRFVGRQMVEEPGVGEFAVAIGGHSDVTLNTTFYVHPGSFD